From a single Apium graveolens cultivar Ventura chromosome 2, ASM990537v1, whole genome shotgun sequence genomic region:
- the LOC141708057 gene encoding uncharacterized protein LOC141708057 isoform X2, with protein sequence MVEPSFAERSVIHHKDYLTNGDIVTSKAINVKENEVMTADGRSIAYDYLVIASGHKDLFPGSRTERLKQYQSENEKIKSSQSILIVGGGPTGVELAGEIVVDFPEKKVTLVHNGSRLLEVLGPKAANKTLDWLTSKKVEVKFNQKVNLSNISGGSKGYSTSAGETIKADSHFLCIGKPLASEWLKETVLRDSLDEFGRLTVDANLRVKGYKNIFAIGDITDLKEMKQGYLAQKHSAVVAKNIKILMSGENEDKMLTYEPASKAIAIVTLGRCNAVAEFPYLTLSGFIPGLIKSKDLFVGKTRKLMGLH encoded by the exons ATGGTAGAGCCATCATTTGCTGAGAGATCAGTGATCCACCACAAGGATTACCTTACAAATGGTGATATTGTTACATCCAAAGCTATTAATGTAAAAGAAAATGAAGTCATGACAGCTGATGGTCGTTCAATTGCCTATGACTATCTTGTCATAGCCTCCGGTCACAAAGATCTGTTCCCAGGAAGTAGAACAGAGAGACTAAAACAGTACCAGTCAG AAAATGAAAAAATAAAATCTTCCCAGTCCATACTGATTGTTGGAGGTGGGCCTACTGGTGTGGAACTTGCTGGGGAAATTGTGGTTGATTTCCCTGAGAAAAAGGTTACACTGGTGCATAATGGATCCAGGTTGCTGGAAGTGCTTGGACCTAAAGCTGCCAACAAGACTCTAGACTGGTTAACATCGAAAAAAGTGGAAGTGAAATTCAATCAGAAAGTCAACTTGAGCAATATTTCTGGAGGAAGCAAAGGCTACTCAACTTCAGCAGGAGAAACAATCAAAGCTGATAGCCATTTTCTGTGTATTGGGAAACCACTGGCTTCAGAATGGCTAAAAGAGACTGTCTTGAGGGACAGCTTGGATGAATTTGGGAGGCTAACAGTAGATGCGAACCTTAGAGTTAAGGGCTACAAGAATATCTTTGCAATTGGTGATATTACAGATCTTAAG GAAATGAAACAGGGGTATCTAGCGCAGAAACATTCTGCAGTTGTGGCAAAGAACATCAAGATATTAATGTCAGGAGAAAATGAAGATAAAATGTTGACTTATGAGCCTGCTTCAAAGGCTATTGCTATTGTTACACTAGGAAGGTGTAATGCAGTGGCTGAATTCCCATATCTAACACTCAGCGGATTTATCCCCGGTTTGATCAAGTCCAAAGATTTGTTTGTGGGGAAGACAAGGAAGCTAATGGGTCTGCACTAA